ACCAATTCCCCATTTCAGAAcatcagagagagaaaatgtattttatgttaggagagagaaaatgtgttttatgtTAGAGCCATTCTGCTACTGACTTGAAATATTAGGGAGCAGAGATCTACAGGAGGCTCTTTTTAAACAACGTTGTCAAGTGCAGCGAGCAAAGACTAAAATGATTGTATCTCATCTAGTGCCACTTGCAAAGTTGTTGCTGTTAAAAGCAGTTTCAGGCATATTTGGCTTTGCTGAAATCTCTGAAACTTGGACAACGATGGAGGCAATCACAATGTGTTCTACGGGTAGAGACTCGGTTACTGACGTGGTGCCACTTCCCTAACTCCAGGTTCTCAGTGTATGCTGTGCTAATAATTCCTGCATCCAGAAAGGGTGGGGAACAATTTTCTCACAATAATAAAGACCATGGAAGTGCATAAGTAAGTGAAAGGACGGACAGTTGATATtgctttataattttattttgtattcacACTGGATGGCAATGTCCTTGTTTGTATGAAAGATCCTGTTTCAAAAAACGGTATGTGAACATGTTAAAACCACTGAGAATGtataaaagcttttaaattcagGTAACTGTATAATCTGAAATAGTGCTTCAGTGTGGTTTAGAATTTGTCTTTATTAAcctttctgatatttttcaaaacaaatcagAATAGCTTGTTTCTTTCTTAACACCGAAATATGTATTGAGGGTGCAAGAAACCCCCCTTTCAGATTGGAATTTggattttcttcctccaaaattAGCAGAATAACCTGGGCTACTTGAAGCTTAgctttcttccttatttttaattctcGACTGAAAACGTCAAAAACTGTATTTATCAGTTCTAATCATTGTATGTTTATGATGAGTACTCTTAGTAAATATTAAAAGTCTTAGTCTTGTTTGTTGAATAGCTTATGTTTAAAAACCATCTTAAGGTTCCTTAAATCTCCTTAAGTTTAATGCTACTTTGCAGTATTGATTGACACTGGGAGTACATTCAGTATTTTTCCTATACTTCCTACAAATCATTTGCAGTAAGGTATAATAATAGGGATAGTAGTATGGGATAATAATTCCACAAATAAAATCACACCGCAACTTGAGATCACGCATGGCTAATGCTAACGCAGCTGTGCAGCAATTAAACGCAAGCCTCAGTACCTAAAATTCACTTGCTGGCAAATTTTGGAACAACTTTCGTGCTCTTAAACGTGCGGCGAGCAGCCCTCCGGTGCCTCTCTCTGCGTCCCCCGGCGAGACAGGCCCCGCAGCCTTCCTGTTCCGGTGGAACCGTACCCGGGAGCAGCCTGGGGTAGCACAGCTCCCGCTCGGGGCCGGTGCCCTCGGCTCCGCCCCGCTCCGTTACGCTCCGCCCCTCCGCAGTTCCCGCGCTGCCGCCGCGTGATCCTCGCGCCGTGCGGGCCGGGTCACGGCGGCGCGCGCAGGCGCGGGGCAGGCCGGCAGCACCGTGTCCTCGCGAGGCTGGGGTCGTGGCGGTGTCCTCAGCTCGGGCCCCGCGGCGGAGGCGCTGGCCGGGACGGACCGGGCTGAGGGGAGGAGGCGGCAGCTGTGGGGACGCAGCGCCGTCGTGGGAGGCGGGTGCTGAGGGAGGGCGCAGACACcgctgggccgggccgggccgggctgtgCTGGGCCGGCTCAAGGGGCGGGCCTGACCTTGCCCCCGGCAGGCGGTTGCCGGGTCGGTCACGGTGCGTGCAGCGGTGCGGCGGCCTCGCGAGTGGTGCGTGAGGTGCGTCCTGCCCTCAGGAGGGGGGGAGGTGTCGGTACCCTGTGCGGGGCTGGCGCAGGTCTGTGGGGGACGGGCGGGCGGCCTGGCGGTGGGGGTGTGAGGAGAGGGGCGTGCGGGGACGGGCGGCGGGCAGTGCCGGCGGGGAACCCCTCGCTGCTCCTGTCCCGCCCCGGCTCCTTCGTTGACAGCCCCAGTAGGTGCTGCAGTTCTCCGTTTAGGCGGGAtgttttttacttaaaatgaTGTTAAGTGtaattttttcatgtctgcTCTAGCAACGTATTAGCACTTGTATTCGCGAGTGTAGGTTTGTGTTACGggtggttgctttttttgtctgtagGAACTTAATCTAAAAAGAACGAGTGTGCGGAGGCCATGGGTTTGTCTGCGTCCTCCCCGGCTGCTGCGAGTCCTTCACCGAACGCATCAAAGCAACATGAGACGGCGTCTCCACCTTCAGAATGTCCCATGCATCAGGAAAAGATGAGCGGTAATTATACCTGAGACTTATACGGAGCAAACTGACAGAGAACATACTGACAGAAATATGTGATTAGAGAACATGTAGCtggaaaaaggcagcagaagggTGGGACACAGTTGGCACATGTTGGATTAACATTGCTGTGGAAATGGTTCAGCATAGGGGCCAGCGTGGGGTGGGAATGAGCATTCAAGGACTACGTAAGAATTACAGATATTACCATGGTGCTGGGTCCTAAAGTAGGTAGGAAGGAGACTAGCTAAAACTGTTGCCAAGCTCAGAAGAAATACCAGTTTGTATTTATATGAACTGTCCATTTCCCGACATACCTTAGGGTTAGCATTCTGCAGTAAAAtctattctgttttttcctgcatttcaggTTGTCCAGTACACATGAAGACTCCTGATCATAGAACTGAGAACAGAGACAATGTTCCTGCACATCAGGAAAGAGCCTATGAATTTGTAGCATGTCCAATGAAGTCTGGTGCATCTAAAGACGACATAGATCCTAGTAATATGGTAACATTTGCTTAGTTCAGATCTTTTCTTCAGTCTTGTTTCTCCTGAAATATTATCCCCAAAATGTAAACAGTGATAATAGGTCAGAACaattactgttattttaaaatttttaacactgctttttcttattttgtatgCAAATACTTGTAGAAAACCATGTTACATCTTATTTAACATTCACTTTTTCGAATTTACATTTTTTGGTAAAAGATGGATTTTCAGTTTGTAAATATGTTTTGCCATCTGTTACATTCATGGTTTTTATGCTACAACAGTAGTTTCTAAATTCTTTGTAATAATTGCTATGGCTAAGTTCTGACTGTAATCTCTCCAagattttctcatttccaaAGGCACTGTGTAGGGGACATTAGTCTTCAGATGCCAAAGTACTGTGAAGAGTTTTACTGCAAAGAACAAAGAGAATTTTAGTGGGTTTATATAGTTTGTAGCAGCTGATTAATTATGCTTTGATTCTTTTTCAAGCACtgtaacataaaaataattccaacTAAAATGCTGTTTATTCTCCTTGCTTCTTAGATGCCTCCTCCTAATCAGCAGCCATCCCCAGATCAACCATTTCCCTTGTCAACAGTTAGAGAAGAATCTTCCATTCCCAGAGCACATTCTGACAAGAAATGGGTCTACCCTTCAGAGCAAATGTTCTGGAATGCCATGCTAAGAAAAGGGTAACTACACTGTGAATTATCAGATGCACGTCTGTGAGTCTGAAATTCATGAAGTAATAACATTAGCTATTTTTAATCAATACTGTTTAAGAGTTCTTAGACTCTAACAGCACATAATTAACtcttaaaaattactatttttataaATGGCTTTACTTTAAAGAGGGAACTAGTGTCAAAGACCATGTCTTTTCTAGTGATCAGCGGGAATGTCTGGCAAGTGCCATTAGctcagaaatttttcttaaaagtcaGTGCATAGGCATAGACAAACTTTGCATGATTGCCAGATTTCAAACTCAAACTTCTTCATGGTTATTCTATAAGCCAATAGTAAAAGTTTTGTGATTATGAAAAcatgtaactttaaaaaattcacaaaaatgtgaaattttccCCGCAAGTAGATACATGCCATCTTTGCAAAAATTCAGTGTAGGCAAGATCTAATCAAATGATAAATGCATCCTGTGGCTTAAAAAACCTTACATGCTGCTGTTTCCTCATTCTTATATAACTGTCATTCTCAAACAGATCAGCTGTAAAAATAGTTACTATTAAAACAACAGTAATTCTTTGTTCTGAGtatcaatattttaaagaatatgtCATAAGCAGTTTATATTGAACACCAAAGTTTTGATCCTGTGAACACTAAAATGTGTTCAGTGTCATCCCTCTAGAAAAGGAAGCACATACATAGTCATGGTGTTGGGGTAGAGAGGTGAAAGGCATTTCTAAGTGTATGCAAAATGTAATGGATACAGGACTTCAGTGCATTAGGAATGCAAAGGGGATTTTTCCTAAGCATGTTAGGAATGCTGTGGATGTGCTGGTGTTTGCATACTCTGGTAATATTCTGATTCAATTAAGCTGTTGACATAGTTAACTAGAAGTTGTGGTTTTCTATTGTGATAGCTTTGATAACTACACCtaacacagaaaatgaagtggTTCTCAAGATGCTTGAGCAGATCAGTCAGAGAGTTCCATAGATAATATGTGTCTTTGCATAAAACCTTATATCTCTTGATTTAAAATCTTACCAGGTAAGCTGAGAAAGGTGGAGCAGTTATTCTGTAATACatgtaatttgttttcaaattcttattttttaggTGGAGATGGAAAGATGATGACATTACAAGTGAAGACATGACCAACATCATTAAGATTCACAACCAAAATAATGAGCAAGCTTGGAAGGAGATTTTGAAGTGGGAAGCTCTTCATGCTGTGTATGTACATATGACATGGAAAGCAAATCCTTTGGTTTGGCTCTTGGTTTTGTAATCCTTCAAAAGTAGAATGTCTAATTTTAGTTCTTGCAGAAGTATTCAGATGCTGATACGCTTGAAAAAATACTGTCCTCTAGGAGCctgcatttttattaatatgGAGGAAGATTATCAAGAACAGTTTTAGTTAAACTGAATAAATACTGTGTCAACAAAACTGATGAGCATTTTGATGATGTGTGTAAAACTGATGAGTATTTTGGTGGTGTGTGTTTTAGTGTGGATTTGGAGAAATTAACTTGCTAATCTGACAATTTGGGAATAATTTAATTGAAATcgaaaatattttaaatgaaaatatatgaaatttAAAGTTGTATTAAAAGTGACTGGTATAAACCAGTCATGTTTTAGCTAAGTATAGTTCTTGTTCCTAGAAGACAGAGACTAGTTAGGCATTTTGTATGTAGAAATTGTTCTCTGAAATTCTGTAGTCTTTGTAACACAGTAATCTGGATTatagttttctgttttttaatgttttcttttaatgtattAAATCTGTAGACTAGATTTGCTGAGAACTGCTCTATTGATAAATTTGAACAATGGTGTGGAGCACATCAGAAGCACTTTATCATACCAGCATTATGTGCTGTCAGCAACTGGTGACTTttcaaagctttaaaaaaggaacagagCTTGTTTAGATTACtagtaatttatttcttctattgTTCTTTATCCTACTaagtttttctatttctaaaatTACCATAGTTGTTTCAACTCTGAAAATACAGCTGTTAGGAAACATAACTACTTTGTTTCTTAATTGTGCGTGCAGGGAGTGTCCATGTGGACCATCGCTGATGCGGTTTGGAGGCAAAGCAAAGGAGTATTCACCAAGAGCCAGAATACGTTCATGGATGGGGTAGGTGGGGAGGAAAGGTCTTCCAGTGAAGTGGGAGGGCGGGGAAATGTGCCTGAAAATATAGTGTAGAATTTTAAGTTGTTTCAGAACTGAAATTCTAAGTTATAATGGCCACAAGATAGAAGTACTAGTGGGTATCTTATGCCAGTATCTGAATAAAGTCTTAAATAGGACTTCCACTCCCTCTCCCAGGTTCATAATACCCGTTAAAATATCTACATGGTCTGTTGTTTGTCTTCCAGATATGAACTTCCCTTTGACAGACATGATTGGATTGTTGACCGATGTGGTAAAGAAGTGCGGTATGTTATTGATTACTATGATGGTGGAGCAGTAGATAAGAACTACCAGTTCACTGTCCTGGATGTTCGCCCTGCTTTTGACTCTCTTTCGGCTGTGTGGGACAGAATGAAGGTAGCCTGGTGGCGGTGGACTTCATAACAGCTTCTGTGGTCTGTAGTCAAAAAGCAAACCACTTTTATTCTTGTCTAAGGATAGGTGAATACTAGGACTTGAAACAGAAGTGTGTTGCAGCTGTCATTGTTTTAATTATCCCCACTGTTCACTGGGGTTGGGAATGGAGGATGGGCAAATCTGTTGTTAAGTACACCTGTGCTTTATGGTGGTTTGAATTAAATAATAAACttacagcagcaaaaaatgTGTATCCTAATTTTCTTAGGAGCTGAGGAATCTTTTCTTAGTTTGTCACGGATTCTGTGCAAGCTTGTCGCCTTTTCATTTCATGACTCCAGAGGTGCCCCAAATACATCAGGTTTCTGATTCTGACTGGAGTTTTGAATATTATTTAATAGTGAAAACTTTAAACTTCCTAGACAGCTTCTCATAGTTTCAGTGATTGGATACTTGGATGATGATGAAAAGTTCTGGACGGTTTCAGATTGCATATTTTACTGAATATATAAACCTGTATATTTGTTTTCACATGGGCACTTTACTTGTTCAAATACGTGCTTCCTGAGAAAATCTTAGTCAAGTTTATTCTGTTAAAGGAAGTATAATGTAGTATGAGGGTTTTCAAAAGTATACTAAGTTGAAAATTCGAAAAATATACTCCGTGAATTTGCAGTTTATCTTAGAACAGAATAACATCTGCCAGTTACTTTTAAAGCAAGATTTCTAGAAGAAGATAAAATTGATATTTAATGGCTATTTGAGTATTTAAAAGGATTGTTTTCAGAAGTAAGAATACTGTATTCTTTTGGTATTTTCATGTCTTTACTGTGTTTCTCATGTAATGCATTCAGGACGGAATTAAGCCTTACTGAAGCTGTCATGCAGTGCATTTGTATTTTGCATCTTTGCTTCATCAGTTGTACCATGGTGGGTTTTCTTGTACAATATGAAATCACACAAGGGTGTATGACTGCTGAGTCATACGTGTGTCTGTGTATTATAGTGAGGCATATAGTGAGGCATACATATGTGTATGTATGACTTGGCTAGAAGGGTATTAAAAGTGTCAAGTTAACAAGGTTGATTTGAGTGTTTTTTAAGAGTGATGCCTGTTAATTCTGTGTGGCATAAAGATTTGATTAATGTTTGTGTTCAATAAGGgaagctgatatttttttttaaggttttcaaCAGTATTAGCTTTAAATGGCTTTGTAAATTTCACATATCTCTAAACTTAATTTATTCCTCCTTTTGGCTTTTATTATTCTTGAGAGTGAGTCCTCCTTGCAGAACACTTGGCAATGGGAGAAAATAAGGGTGTTGAATTGTAGTGTCTCACATGGAAGAAGCTTCCTTCATGAAACTTCACAACCT
The genomic region above belongs to Heliangelus exortis chromosome 8, bHelExo1.hap1, whole genome shotgun sequence and contains:
- the HCCS gene encoding holocytochrome c-type synthase isoform X2 encodes the protein MGLSASSPAAASPSPNASKQHETASPPSECPMHQEKMSGCPVHMKTPDHRTENRDNVPAHQERAYEFVACPMKSGASKDDIDPSNMMPPPNQQPSPDQPFPLSTVREESSIPRAHSDKKWVYPSEQMFWNAMLRKGWRWKDDDITSEDMTNIIKIHNQNNEQAWKEILKWEALHAVYELPFDRHDWIVDRCGKEVRYVIDYYDGGAVDKNYQFTVLDVRPAFDSLSAVWDRMKVAWWRWTS
- the HCCS gene encoding holocytochrome c-type synthase isoform X1, giving the protein MGLSASSPAAASPSPNASKQHETASPPSECPMHQEKMSGCPVHMKTPDHRTENRDNVPAHQERAYEFVACPMKSGASKDDIDPSNMMPPPNQQPSPDQPFPLSTVREESSIPRAHSDKKWVYPSEQMFWNAMLRKGWRWKDDDITSEDMTNIIKIHNQNNEQAWKEILKWEALHAVECPCGPSLMRFGGKAKEYSPRARIRSWMGYELPFDRHDWIVDRCGKEVRYVIDYYDGGAVDKNYQFTVLDVRPAFDSLSAVWDRMKVAWWRWTS